From a region of the Bradyrhizobium diazoefficiens genome:
- a CDS encoding long-chain fatty acid--CoA ligase, with protein sequence MDLCSLIERNAAFAPDKTAIAFEGKRLSYAAFAERIERTATALKQELGVGRGDRVAVLSLNRPDYLVLLYACARLGAMLVPLNWRLAIAEQLFILTDAGAKVLVLDRAFEDVLSELARTAPGTAVVGLDFAPPRGTTFENLLTRGDGTSRNPHTDLSCPLLIVYTSGTTGRPKGAVLRQEALFWNGVMSQHMHNMTSDDHVLTVLPFFHVGGLNIQTTPALQLGATVTVHARFTPDAALAAIEQERPTLTVMVPAIIQAVSEHPAWATTDLSSLKAVATGSTIVPPHLIERFVARDVPVLQVYGSTETCPIAVYTRLGGDHSRAGSTGLAGLCCEAKVVDHSGIEVPAGTTGEIAVRGPNVFFEYWGNEAATRDALHDGWYRTGDIGLCDAEGYFWVRDRKKNMIISGGENVYPAEVERVLLEHPDVSECAVIGRPDPRWDEVPIAYVIPRFGCRPETDELRAHLQAQLARYKVPRDIVFVTDLPRTALGKVQHFLLKQLDAQSRAQGGAS encoded by the coding sequence GTGGACCTCTGCAGTCTGATCGAACGCAATGCGGCCTTCGCGCCTGACAAGACGGCTATTGCCTTCGAAGGGAAACGGCTGAGCTATGCGGCGTTCGCCGAACGCATCGAACGAACCGCGACGGCCTTGAAGCAGGAGCTCGGCGTCGGCCGCGGCGATCGCGTCGCCGTTCTAAGTTTGAACCGGCCGGATTACCTGGTTCTGCTCTATGCCTGCGCGCGGCTGGGGGCGATGCTGGTGCCGCTGAACTGGCGGCTTGCTATCGCTGAGCAACTCTTCATTCTCACCGATGCGGGCGCCAAGGTGCTGGTGCTCGATCGGGCCTTCGAGGACGTTCTTTCCGAGCTTGCACGGACTGCGCCAGGAACTGCCGTCGTCGGCCTCGACTTTGCGCCACCTCGCGGCACGACATTCGAAAACCTGCTGACGCGCGGCGACGGCACCAGCCGAAATCCGCACACCGATCTCTCCTGCCCGCTGCTCATCGTCTACACATCGGGAACAACCGGGCGGCCGAAAGGCGCGGTGCTGCGCCAGGAGGCGCTGTTCTGGAACGGCGTCATGAGCCAGCACATGCACAACATGACGTCCGACGATCACGTGCTGACCGTGCTGCCATTCTTCCACGTCGGTGGACTCAACATCCAGACCACGCCGGCACTGCAGCTGGGCGCGACCGTCACGGTCCACGCGCGCTTCACGCCGGATGCCGCGCTCGCGGCCATCGAACAGGAACGGCCGACACTCACGGTGATGGTGCCTGCGATCATCCAGGCGGTGAGCGAGCATCCCGCCTGGGCGACCACTGATCTTTCGTCACTCAAAGCCGTTGCGACCGGCTCGACCATCGTACCTCCGCACCTGATCGAGCGCTTCGTCGCGCGCGACGTCCCGGTGCTTCAGGTCTACGGCTCGACGGAGACCTGTCCGATCGCCGTTTATACGCGGCTTGGCGGCGACCATTCGCGTGCGGGATCGACCGGCCTTGCGGGCTTGTGCTGCGAAGCGAAGGTGGTCGATCATTCCGGCATCGAGGTGCCCGCGGGCACGACGGGCGAGATCGCGGTGCGCGGGCCCAACGTGTTCTTCGAGTACTGGGGCAACGAGGCCGCAACGCGCGACGCGTTGCACGATGGCTGGTATCGCACCGGCGATATCGGCCTGTGCGACGCCGAGGGCTATTTCTGGGTGCGCGACCGCAAGAAGAACATGATCATATCCGGTGGGGAAAACGTCTATCCGGCCGAGGTCGAGCGCGTCCTGCTCGAACATCCCGATGTCAGCGAATGCGCCGTGATCGGTCGGCCGGATCCGCGCTGGGACGAGGTGCCGATTGCCTATGTCATCCCCCGATTCGGCTGCCGACCCGAGACGGACGAGTTGAGAGCCCATCTCCAGGCGCAACTCGCGCGCTACAAGGTGCCCCGCGACATCGTCTTCGTCACCGACCTGCCACGCACCGCGCTCGGCAAGGTCCAGCATTTTCTGCTGAAGCAGCTCGATGCGCAGTCCCGCGCGCAAGGAGGGGCGTCTTGA
- a CDS encoding NAD/NADP-dependent octopine/nopaline dehydrogenase family protein, with the protein MRIAVLGGGNGSFAAAADFALSGHEVRLWRRDADQVAAHRTAGSRILVKDHNGRHDVKLALVTTDIADAVDGTELILCPAPAFAQPDIARLLVPHLRDGQVVFLPPATFGSMIFAQAARGAGNHAKASFAETGTLPWLTRKHGPFEVAITIRAKRLPVGVFPLDRAPHALEVIGRAFPAVIEPCGDALSGALMNAGPIIHPPLIVMNAGPIEHFERWDIHKEGTQAAIRRVTDALDGERIAVREALGYGAPHFPLAHHYAKEGEIWMYGRGSHDRLTDSGDWRERIVLTEHRYMREDLRLGLSLLVSIARLAGVATPLAKAFLSIGGAVCGEDFSQGGRTLKSLRLDSLGKAELQTLLRNGF; encoded by the coding sequence TTGAGGATTGCAGTTCTGGGTGGAGGAAACGGCTCTTTCGCGGCCGCGGCCGATTTTGCGCTCTCGGGCCATGAGGTGCGCCTCTGGCGCCGCGACGCCGATCAGGTCGCGGCGCATCGCACTGCCGGCTCGCGGATCCTGGTGAAGGATCACAACGGCCGCCACGACGTGAAGCTGGCGCTGGTCACGACCGACATCGCCGACGCCGTCGATGGCACCGAGTTGATCCTGTGCCCCGCTCCTGCCTTCGCGCAGCCGGACATCGCCCGCCTGCTCGTGCCGCATCTTCGGGACGGCCAGGTCGTATTTTTGCCGCCAGCGACATTCGGCTCGATGATCTTCGCCCAGGCCGCGCGGGGTGCGGGGAACCACGCCAAGGCAAGCTTTGCCGAAACGGGCACACTGCCGTGGCTGACCCGCAAGCACGGACCGTTCGAGGTCGCGATCACCATCCGCGCCAAACGCCTGCCGGTCGGTGTGTTCCCGCTTGATCGTGCACCCCATGCACTCGAAGTCATCGGACGCGCTTTCCCGGCCGTGATCGAACCGTGTGGAGATGCGCTGTCCGGAGCACTGATGAATGCAGGACCCATCATCCATCCGCCGTTGATCGTGATGAACGCCGGTCCGATCGAGCATTTCGAGCGCTGGGACATTCACAAGGAGGGCACGCAAGCTGCGATACGCCGGGTCACCGACGCGCTTGATGGCGAGCGGATTGCGGTGCGCGAAGCGCTCGGCTACGGCGCACCACATTTTCCGCTCGCTCATCACTACGCGAAGGAAGGCGAGATCTGGATGTACGGCCGCGGCTCGCACGACCGGCTGACCGATTCCGGCGACTGGCGCGAACGGATCGTGCTGACCGAGCACCGCTACATGCGCGAGGATCTGCGGCTTGGGCTATCGCTGCTAGTTTCTATCGCTCGCCTGGCTGGCGTGGCCACACCGCTCGCCAAAGCGTTTCTGTCGATCGGCGGCGCGGTCTGCGGCGAGGATTTTTCGCAAGGCGGCCGAACGCTTAAGTCGCTGAGGCTCGACAGTCTCGGCAAGGCTGAATTGCAGACGCTGCTACGCAATGGATTCTGA
- a CDS encoding 3-hydroxybutyryl-CoA dehydrogenase translates to MTNRANIACLGAGRMGRGIAVAFAYAGHRVMMIDVKARAAEEFAKLEADALDEVGKTFASLSKLGLLTEADVGPLIARVSVVSAGESGEALSDAGIVFEGVPEVVELKREVLGAASKQVGPDTIIASTTSTILVDDLSGAIVDPRRFLNVHWLNPAYLIPLVEISPGRATGPAIVDEVKTLLEGIGKVPVVCAATPGFIVPRIQALAMNEAARMVEKGVASAEDIDKAIRYGFGFRYAVLGLLEFIDWGGGDILYYASRYLEGALGSDRYRAPDVISRNMHEGRIGLRTGAGFLDYSGLDIDAYRMKRLQAMVDLLRHFGLARPPVLDRN, encoded by the coding sequence ATGACCAATCGCGCCAACATCGCCTGTCTCGGCGCCGGCCGCATGGGCCGCGGCATCGCCGTCGCGTTCGCCTATGCGGGGCACCGCGTCATGATGATCGACGTCAAGGCGCGCGCCGCAGAGGAGTTCGCCAAGCTGGAGGCGGACGCGCTGGACGAAGTCGGTAAGACCTTTGCCAGCCTATCGAAGCTGGGACTGCTGACCGAAGCGGATGTTGGTCCGCTCATCGCGCGGGTCTCGGTGGTATCGGCCGGCGAAAGCGGTGAAGCGCTATCCGACGCCGGGATAGTCTTTGAGGGCGTTCCCGAGGTCGTCGAACTCAAGCGGGAGGTGCTCGGGGCGGCTTCAAAGCAGGTCGGTCCGGATACGATCATCGCGTCGACGACGTCGACCATTCTCGTCGACGACCTATCCGGTGCAATCGTGGACCCACGCCGCTTTCTCAACGTGCACTGGCTCAATCCAGCCTATCTCATTCCGCTGGTCGAGATTTCGCCCGGCAGAGCTACCGGCCCCGCGATCGTCGACGAGGTCAAGACACTGCTCGAAGGCATCGGCAAGGTGCCCGTGGTCTGCGCGGCGACACCGGGCTTTATCGTCCCGCGCATCCAGGCCCTGGCAATGAACGAAGCCGCACGCATGGTCGAGAAAGGCGTCGCCAGCGCGGAGGACATCGACAAGGCGATCCGCTACGGTTTCGGCTTCCGCTACGCCGTGCTCGGACTGCTCGAATTCATCGACTGGGGCGGCGGCGACATCCTCTACTACGCAAGCCGGTACCTCGAAGGCGCGCTCGGCAGCGACCGCTATCGGGCGCCGGACGTCATTTCCCGCAACATGCATGAAGGCCGGATCGGCTTGCGTACGGGCGCGGGCTTTCTCGATTATTCCGGCCTCGACATCGACGCCTATCGCATGAAGCGGCTGCAGGCCATGGTCGACCTGCTCCGGCACTTCGGACTCGCGCGCCCCCCGGTGCTCGACCGCAATTAG
- a CDS encoding peptidase M29, giving the protein MLADRIEAKWIDAFCEIFERCAVKTGDTAAILSETQSRALNVHLAELALLRMGARPFHVVMPTPRNRNIVPVRSTGASEAIQKLGPVITALQQAGFVVDCTVEGLMHAVETPEILKAGARILVISNEHPEALERMVPDSALEKRVRAAAKMLRGTKRMRVTSKAGTALDVDMVGASTVGVWGWTDKPGTLAHWPGGIVVSFPKSRTINGTLVMAPGDINLTFKRYLTSPVKMTLKDDYVVELDGEGTDAAMMRAYLAAWGDREAYAVSHVGFGMNPGARYEALSMYDQRDTNGTEIRAVSGNFLFSTGANEFAGRYTAGHFDLPMMGTTIELDGVAVIREGVLQDVFG; this is encoded by the coding sequence ATGCTGGCTGATCGCATCGAGGCGAAATGGATTGACGCATTTTGCGAGATCTTCGAGCGCTGCGCCGTCAAGACCGGCGATACCGCGGCGATCCTTTCGGAAACGCAGTCGCGTGCGTTGAACGTTCATCTGGCGGAGCTCGCGCTGCTGCGCATGGGGGCGCGGCCGTTCCACGTCGTGATGCCGACGCCGCGCAACCGGAATATCGTTCCGGTTCGTTCCACGGGAGCGAGTGAGGCGATCCAGAAGCTTGGCCCGGTCATCACCGCGCTTCAGCAGGCCGGCTTTGTGGTGGATTGCACCGTCGAGGGTCTGATGCACGCGGTCGAGACGCCGGAGATCCTCAAGGCCGGGGCAAGGATCCTGGTGATCTCCAACGAGCATCCCGAGGCGCTGGAGCGAATGGTGCCAGATTCCGCGCTCGAGAAGCGTGTTCGGGCGGCGGCCAAGATGCTGCGCGGGACCAAACGGATGCGGGTGACCTCGAAGGCCGGCACGGCGCTCGACGTCGATATGGTTGGTGCGTCCACGGTCGGCGTGTGGGGCTGGACCGACAAGCCGGGCACGCTGGCACATTGGCCCGGCGGCATCGTCGTCAGCTTCCCCAAGAGCCGGACCATCAACGGCACGCTGGTGATGGCGCCGGGCGACATCAATCTCACCTTCAAGCGCTACCTGACGTCGCCCGTGAAGATGACGTTGAAAGACGACTACGTCGTCGAGCTGGACGGCGAGGGCACGGATGCCGCGATGATGCGCGCCTATCTCGCCGCCTGGGGCGATCGCGAGGCCTATGCCGTGTCGCATGTCGGCTTCGGCATGAATCCTGGTGCGCGTTATGAAGCGCTCTCGATGTACGACCAGCGTGACACCAACGGCACGGAGATTCGGGCGGTCTCCGGCAATTTCCTGTTCTCGACCGGCGCCAACGAATTCGCCGGCCGCTACACGGCGGGGCATTTCGATCTGCCTATGATGGGAACGACGATCGAGCTCGATGGCGTTGCCGTGATCCGGGAGGGCGTGCTCCAGGATGTCTTCGGCTAA
- a CDS encoding ABC transporter permease subunit: MSRLLSPHVVLGIAPIVLVIALWQGLVSFGFAPAVLLPPPGFVFSRLLQQLVTWTFQQEIAATLIRLFAGFAIAVVLGVSIGIAAAANPAINAVVRPIVRVLAPLPKVALYPALLLLLGFGHGSKITLVAADALFPILLSTYYGASSIEQKLIWSAMAAGTPRYEILFKVVLPAAMPSILTGCRIGLVISCIVVFLAEMITSTDGLGHALVTAARTFQAVDMFVPLITISLLGLILNALLGALRSYLLRGFPEA; encoded by the coding sequence ATGTCGCGCCTTCTCTCCCCACACGTCGTTCTTGGGATTGCTCCAATCGTCCTGGTCATCGCGCTGTGGCAAGGCCTGGTGTCATTTGGCTTTGCGCCCGCGGTCCTGCTGCCGCCGCCGGGCTTCGTCTTCAGCCGGCTGCTCCAGCAACTCGTCACGTGGACGTTTCAGCAGGAGATCGCGGCAACTCTGATCCGGCTGTTTGCCGGGTTCGCGATTGCGGTCGTGCTGGGTGTCAGCATCGGCATCGCCGCTGCCGCCAATCCTGCAATCAATGCCGTGGTTCGGCCGATCGTCCGCGTATTGGCCCCGCTGCCGAAGGTTGCGCTCTATCCGGCGCTCCTGCTTTTGCTTGGATTCGGTCACGGGTCGAAGATCACCTTGGTGGCCGCGGACGCGCTCTTTCCTATTCTGCTCTCCACCTATTACGGCGCGTCGAGCATCGAGCAGAAGCTGATCTGGTCGGCGATGGCAGCGGGAACGCCGCGTTATGAAATCCTCTTCAAGGTGGTGCTGCCGGCCGCGATGCCGTCGATCCTGACCGGATGCCGGATCGGCCTTGTCATTTCCTGCATCGTGGTGTTTCTGGCCGAGATGATTACGTCGACGGACGGATTGGGGCACGCGCTCGTGACCGCGGCCCGAACCTTCCAGGCCGTTGACATGTTTGTGCCGCTGATCACGATCTCACTGTTGGGGTTGATCCTGAACGCCCTGCTGGGCGCTCTGCGCTCGTACCTCCTGCGGGGCTTTCCCGAGGCGTGA
- a CDS encoding ABC transporter permease, giving the protein MMSPDVLIRRSAPVLACIGLLAVWQVASLALKNDSFPTAIEAMRAIPDILGDRESLINILASLRRMAMGFGVAVLVSIPLGLLMGRSRGVAAFFNPLLMVIYPVPKAALMPIIMLWLGVGDVTKTLVIFLGVSLPVIYHSFEGAKAVEEKMLWSSAAMGLSPAQRLVRIVLPAALPEILTGCRTGLVLALITMITSEMIARQSGAGNILFNALDMGQYDTVFAMIIIVGAMGICLDAIFEKVRSRLVRWSEPQFDLPLSFS; this is encoded by the coding sequence ATGATGTCGCCGGACGTCTTGATCAGACGATCTGCCCCGGTGTTGGCCTGCATCGGGCTGCTGGCCGTGTGGCAGGTTGCGTCACTTGCGCTGAAGAACGACAGCTTCCCGACGGCGATCGAGGCGATGCGGGCAATTCCGGACATTCTCGGCGACAGGGAATCCCTGATCAACATATTGGCCTCGCTTCGCCGCATGGCGATGGGGTTCGGTGTGGCGGTGCTGGTTTCGATTCCGCTGGGCTTGTTGATGGGACGCAGCCGGGGCGTCGCGGCGTTCTTCAATCCACTTTTGATGGTGATTTATCCGGTGCCGAAGGCTGCGTTGATGCCGATCATCATGCTTTGGCTGGGCGTCGGCGACGTCACCAAGACGTTGGTGATCTTTCTGGGCGTCAGCCTTCCCGTGATCTATCACAGCTTCGAGGGTGCGAAAGCGGTCGAAGAGAAGATGCTGTGGTCAAGTGCCGCGATGGGTCTGTCGCCCGCACAACGCCTTGTGCGGATCGTGTTGCCCGCGGCGCTGCCGGAGATCCTGACCGGATGCCGCACGGGATTGGTGTTGGCGCTTATCACGATGATCACCAGCGAGATGATCGCCCGCCAGTCTGGCGCCGGCAACATTCTCTTCAACGCGCTCGACATGGGCCAATATGATACCGTCTTTGCGATGATCATCATCGTGGGGGCGATGGGAATCTGCCTCGACGCGATCTTCGAAAAGGTTCGTTCCAGACTCGTGCGCTGGTCCGAGCCTCAGTTCGACCTGCCGCTGAGCTTCTCGTGA
- a CDS encoding ABC transporter ATP-binding protein — MTVVPARSSEWVRPVTSQRPASAIIEIDRVSQVFQTSARKDHVALSDISLTIEERAFVSILGPSGCGKSTLLYIVGGFVSPTSGSAKIKGHAITGPGPDRGPVFQEFALFPWKTVLGNVMYGPRQQGVRTTDAEAQSRALIEMVGLKGYENFYPKELSGGMKQRVALARTLAYHPEVLLMDEPFGALDAHTRTRLQNDLLNIWERDRKTVLFVTHSVDEAVFLSDKVVMMSKSPGRIREVIDIDLPRPRRRNELLLEPRYQKYVVDIERMFDESDEPGLAS, encoded by the coding sequence ATGACGGTGGTGCCTGCGAGATCGAGCGAATGGGTGAGACCGGTGACATCACAGAGGCCGGCTTCTGCAATCATCGAGATCGACCGTGTCTCGCAGGTCTTTCAGACCTCGGCGCGCAAGGATCATGTGGCGCTTTCGGACATCTCGTTGACCATCGAGGAGCGAGCCTTCGTCTCCATCCTTGGTCCGTCCGGCTGCGGCAAGTCGACACTGCTTTACATCGTCGGCGGTTTTGTCAGTCCGACCAGCGGCTCGGCGAAGATCAAGGGACACGCGATCACGGGGCCCGGTCCTGATCGTGGGCCGGTGTTCCAGGAATTTGCCCTGTTTCCCTGGAAGACCGTGCTGGGCAACGTGATGTATGGCCCGCGACAGCAAGGTGTGCGCACCACCGACGCAGAAGCGCAGAGTCGGGCCTTGATCGAGATGGTCGGTCTCAAGGGTTACGAAAACTTTTATCCCAAGGAGCTGTCAGGCGGCATGAAGCAGCGCGTGGCGCTGGCCCGGACGCTCGCTTATCATCCCGAAGTGCTGCTGATGGACGAGCCGTTCGGCGCGCTCGACGCGCACACCAGGACGCGCCTGCAGAACGATCTACTGAACATCTGGGAGCGCGATCGCAAGACGGTGTTGTTCGTGACCCATTCGGTTGACGAGGCCGTCTTCCTCTCTGACAAAGTCGTCATGATGTCGAAATCTCCCGGCCGCATTCGCGAGGTGATCGACATCGATCTGCCGCGGCCGCGCCGTCGCAACGAGCTATTGCTCGAACCGCGCTACCAGAAGTATGTCGTCGATATCGAGCGCATGTTCGATGAAAGCGACGAACCCGGGCTCGCCTCATGA
- the ilvD gene encoding dihydroxy-acid dehydratase — protein sequence MRKLRSRVTTDGLDRAPHRAFMRAMGLDDAAIAKPMVGVVSMKGEQTPCNMTHDFQVAAAKTGIEEAGGTPREFSTVSVSDGISMNHEGMKFSLFSRELIADSIEAVVHGLAYDALIGYGGCDKTLPGVMMGMVRCNVLSIFIYGGSSLPGRVDGRTLTVLDSYEAVGSFMTGEIDGGTLERIERACLPTIGACAGQFTANTMGMVSEAMGLTMPNVSMVPGVYAERAQISRRAGRLIMEMLARGGPLPRDIVTRKSLENGAAIVAATGGSTNAALHLPAIANEAGIAFTIDDVGEVFARTPLIGNLRPGGKYTAKDVYDIGGAAVVIRELIQSGHIDGSCLSITGRTLADEYGAANAPDGEVVHAASAPIMPDGGVAVLKGNLCPDGAVIKVAGLKSQFFEGVACVFEDEEACVAAVRGRSYKAGEVLVIRNEGPVGGPGMREMLGVTALIYGQGMGEKVALVTDGRFSGATRGMCIGYVAPEAFVGGPLALVRDGDRIRIDAANRRMDVLLDEPELTARRRDWKQRPPRHRGGALAKYARLVGQAPGGAVTHEGPAEWPWFE from the coding sequence ATGAGGAAGCTGCGATCACGCGTCACGACAGATGGCCTCGACCGGGCGCCGCACCGGGCATTCATGCGTGCGATGGGACTCGACGACGCGGCGATTGCGAAGCCGATGGTGGGCGTCGTCAGCATGAAGGGCGAGCAGACCCCCTGCAACATGACCCACGACTTCCAGGTGGCCGCGGCCAAAACCGGAATCGAGGAGGCCGGCGGCACGCCGCGCGAATTCTCGACCGTGTCGGTTTCCGACGGCATCAGCATGAACCACGAGGGAATGAAGTTCTCGCTGTTTTCGCGTGAACTGATCGCCGACTCGATCGAGGCCGTCGTCCATGGTCTGGCCTACGACGCGCTGATCGGATACGGCGGATGCGACAAGACCCTTCCCGGCGTGATGATGGGCATGGTTCGCTGTAACGTGCTCTCCATCTTCATCTATGGCGGCAGCTCGCTGCCGGGCCGCGTGGATGGGCGCACACTGACGGTGCTTGATTCCTACGAAGCTGTCGGCAGCTTCATGACCGGCGAGATCGACGGCGGCACGCTCGAGCGGATCGAGCGTGCCTGCTTGCCGACGATCGGCGCCTGCGCCGGACAGTTCACCGCGAACACGATGGGAATGGTCTCGGAGGCGATGGGGCTGACCATGCCCAACGTTTCGATGGTGCCCGGTGTCTATGCCGAGCGCGCGCAGATCTCGCGACGTGCTGGACGCCTGATCATGGAGATGCTGGCCCGCGGCGGGCCATTGCCGCGCGACATCGTGACGCGAAAGTCCCTCGAGAACGGCGCCGCGATCGTCGCCGCGACGGGGGGCTCGACCAACGCCGCGTTGCATCTGCCGGCGATCGCGAACGAGGCCGGCATTGCCTTCACGATCGACGATGTCGGTGAGGTCTTTGCCAGGACGCCGCTGATCGGGAATCTGCGCCCCGGGGGCAAATACACGGCAAAGGATGTCTACGATATCGGCGGCGCGGCGGTCGTGATCCGCGAGCTGATCCAGAGTGGGCATATCGACGGCAGCTGTCTGTCCATCACCGGCCGCACGCTTGCCGACGAATATGGCGCGGCCAATGCGCCCGATGGAGAAGTGGTGCATGCGGCAAGCGCGCCGATCATGCCTGACGGCGGTGTGGCGGTGCTGAAGGGCAATCTCTGTCCCGATGGTGCGGTGATCAAGGTCGCGGGCCTGAAGAGCCAGTTCTTCGAAGGCGTGGCGTGCGTTTTCGAGGATGAGGAAGCCTGCGTCGCCGCGGTGCGTGGCCGCAGCTACAAGGCGGGCGAGGTTCTCGTGATCCGGAACGAGGGTCCGGTCGGCGGCCCCGGCATGCGTGAGATGCTCGGGGTCACTGCGCTGATCTACGGGCAGGGCATGGGCGAAAAGGTGGCGCTGGTCACCGATGGCCGGTTCTCCGGTGCGACCCGCGGCATGTGCATCGGCTACGTGGCCCCCGAAGCATTTGTTGGCGGTCCACTGGCGCTGGTTCGCGACGGTGACAGGATCAGGATCGATGCCGCAAACCGGCGGATGGATGTCTTGCTCGATGAGCCGGAACTCACCGCGCGGCGACGCGATTGGAAGCAACGCCCGCCGCGTCACCGTGGAGGTGCGCTTGCAAAGTACGCAAGGCTCGTTGGGCAGGCGCCGGGCGGAGCCGTTACGCATGAAGGCCCGGCAGAATGGCCGTGGTTCGAATGA
- a CDS encoding ABC transporter substrate-binding protein produces the protein MRTVSKWILALGAAAAVSAGASPSWAQQTIRVGWTIPAEESKYWMMRRPAEFPNIGKTYNIEWTQFQGTAPMTQALAAGALDCATQAPLSLANGVVGGNLKAYIVAQHVFEKPGGFSVYWAVKDDSPIKTIADLKGKTVGISVIGGGTQGPFNMLLKQNGVDPTKDIKLVEVGFAVSEDALRQGRVDAVNMNQPFAARAEAKGGTRKLFSLSQAMPNIVHILEACRADFVDKNPELVKTYVRDITSGMRKALANREETLKVVSEVLKAPVPVLDTYLLKDNDFGRDPGAAPNFPAIQKMLDIYAETGMLPKLDVAQFKHPTIVAPLQ, from the coding sequence ATGCGAACCGTTTCGAAATGGATCCTGGCTTTGGGGGCGGCAGCGGCCGTGAGCGCGGGCGCAAGCCCGTCATGGGCGCAGCAGACCATCCGCGTCGGCTGGACGATCCCGGCCGAGGAATCCAAGTACTGGATGATGCGTCGCCCGGCTGAATTTCCCAATATCGGCAAGACCTACAACATCGAATGGACCCAATTCCAGGGCACCGCGCCGATGACGCAGGCCTTGGCGGCCGGCGCGCTGGACTGCGCGACGCAGGCACCGCTGTCGCTCGCCAACGGTGTGGTCGGCGGCAATCTCAAAGCCTACATCGTGGCGCAGCACGTGTTCGAGAAGCCTGGCGGCTTCTCGGTCTACTGGGCCGTCAAGGACGACTCGCCGATCAAGACAATCGCCGATCTCAAGGGCAAGACGGTCGGAATTTCCGTGATCGGCGGCGGCACACAAGGCCCGTTCAACATGCTGCTGAAGCAGAATGGTGTCGATCCAACCAAGGATATCAAGCTGGTCGAGGTCGGCTTTGCCGTCTCCGAGGATGCGCTGCGCCAAGGCCGAGTCGATGCGGTCAACATGAACCAGCCGTTTGCCGCGCGCGCGGAGGCAAAGGGCGGCACGAGGAAGCTCTTCTCGCTCTCCCAGGCCATGCCGAACATCGTTCATATCCTGGAAGCCTGCCGTGCCGATTTCGTCGACAAGAACCCGGAGTTGGTCAAGACCTATGTTCGCGACATCACATCCGGCATGAGGAAGGCGCTGGCGAACCGCGAAGAGACCTTGAAGGTCGTATCGGAGGTGCTGAAGGCGCCCGTTCCGGTGCTCGACACCTACCTGCTCAAGGACAACGATTTCGGCCGTGATCCGGGAGCGGCGCCGAACTTTCCCGCGATCCAGAAGATGCTCGACATCTACGCGGAGACGGGAATGCTGCCGAAACTGGATGTTGCGCAGTTCAAGCATCCGACGATCGTCGCGCCGCTGCAATAG